The following are from one region of the Paenibacillus sp. JZ16 genome:
- a CDS encoding alpha/beta hydrolase, producing MEHTHIYRQGTSPEAPTLLLLHGTGGNEEDLLPLAEMISPASNVLGVRGNVLENGMPRFFRRLAEGVFDVEDLVKRTQDLNEFLNWAAAEYSFDRSRIVAVGYSNGANIAASLLFHEGDALQGAILHHPMVPLRDKALPDLTGIPVFIAAGRHDSMCTPQESEDLNEMLSAAGADVKLHWENGGHQLSRAEVGMAAAWFKEKFL from the coding sequence ATGGAACATACGCATATTTACCGCCAAGGAACTTCTCCGGAGGCACCAACCTTACTATTGCTGCACGGTACCGGAGGGAATGAGGAGGATTTGCTGCCGCTGGCCGAGATGATCTCGCCCGCATCGAATGTGCTCGGCGTCCGCGGAAATGTTCTGGAGAACGGCATGCCAAGGTTTTTTCGTCGTCTCGCTGAAGGCGTATTCGACGTAGAGGATCTCGTGAAACGCACGCAGGACCTGAATGAATTCCTGAATTGGGCAGCCGCCGAATACAGTTTTGACCGCAGCCGTATCGTAGCGGTTGGTTATTCGAACGGCGCCAACATTGCCGCAAGCCTGCTGTTCCACGAGGGAGATGCGCTGCAAGGGGCTATCCTCCACCATCCGATGGTTCCGCTGCGGGATAAGGCCTTACCGGATTTGACTGGCATTCCCGTCTTCATCGCGGCCGGTCGTCACGATTCGATGTGCACCCCGCAGGAGAGCGAGGACCTGAATGAAATGCTAAGTGCAGCAGGGGCGGACGTGAAGCTGCATTGGGAGAACGGGGGGCATCAGCTGAGCCGTGCAGAGGTTGGGATGGCCGCTGCCTGGTTTAAGGAGAAGTTCCTCTAA
- a CDS encoding carbohydrate ABC transporter permease, with protein sequence MAQTMETMKKHGTQPARGHRSRGSLQRGENLWGIAFVSPMLIGVIILVLFPILATLVLGFADWNFVQGWDGIQWVGFQNFRQLLEDDMFIKSVRNNILFLLTVPVYMIISMVLAILIDRFVYMKGYFKVAYFMPYISNIVAVAVVWQVLFQPSYGPINEILRTLGMSDPPKWIADPNFALISIMLISIWISIGFNLIIYIAGLQSIPKDLYEAADIDGANGWTKFRRITLPLLSPTSFFLLVTGVISTFKVFDIIAVMTQGGPIGSTTMMVWYLYDTAFVNLKVGYASSIAAVLFGFVMLITLGQWAAQKKWVNY encoded by the coding sequence ATGGCACAGACAATGGAGACGATGAAGAAGCATGGCACCCAGCCTGCGCGGGGACACAGATCCCGGGGATCCTTGCAGCGGGGTGAGAACCTATGGGGGATCGCATTCGTAAGCCCGATGCTGATCGGCGTCATCATATTGGTGCTGTTTCCGATATTGGCTACGCTCGTGCTGGGTTTTGCCGATTGGAATTTCGTGCAAGGCTGGGATGGCATCCAGTGGGTCGGGTTTCAGAACTTCCGCCAGCTGCTGGAGGATGACATGTTTATCAAGTCGGTGCGCAACAACATCTTGTTTCTCTTGACGGTTCCGGTCTACATGATAATCTCGATGGTGCTGGCCATCCTGATCGACCGGTTTGTCTATATGAAGGGCTATTTTAAAGTGGCCTACTTCATGCCCTACATATCCAACATCGTGGCGGTGGCCGTCGTATGGCAGGTGCTGTTCCAGCCGTCCTACGGGCCGATCAACGAAATCCTCCGGACGCTCGGGATGTCCGATCCGCCCAAGTGGATCGCAGATCCGAATTTCGCGCTGATTTCCATCATGCTGATATCGATCTGGATCTCCATCGGCTTCAATCTGATTATCTATATCGCCGGACTGCAGTCCATTCCGAAGGATCTGTACGAGGCGGCGGATATCGATGGAGCGAACGGGTGGACCAAGTTCAGACGCATTACGCTGCCCCTGCTGTCGCCAACGTCATTTTTCCTGCTGGTGACGGGCGTCATCTCCACGTTTAAGGTCTTTGATATTATTGCTGTTATGACCCAAGGCGGACCGATTGGATCGACAACCATGATGGTCTGGTATTTATACGATACGGCATTCGTCAACCTGAAGGTTGGTTACGCATCGTCCATTGCCGCGGTTCTGTTCGGTTTTGTCATGCTGATTACGCTGGGTCAGTGGGCTGCTCAGAAGAAGTGGGTCAACTACTAG
- a CDS encoding carbohydrate ABC transporter permease — protein sequence MGTRVGVDGRKLIVTIAMFAVSILFLLPFIWMLVTSFKVEKDVFVYPIQWIPREWNAIENYKEVWFGDYPFYLYYWNSIKVSILTTIISAMVSALAAYGFSKIRFAAGNWLFIIVLVTYMIPGQAILIPQFILYRNIGLFDNHFGLIMLGSFSVLGTFMLRQFFMGVHQEFIESAKIDGANHPRIFWSIALPLVKPAVATYAILRFIWTWNDYQNPLIFLRTDRLFTIPLAMQKFTSLSGEFYSLIMAAAVSAIFPLLIVFIIGQKSVIEGIALGGVKG from the coding sequence ATGGGGACAAGAGTCGGCGTCGACGGGCGCAAGCTCATCGTTACGATCGCGATGTTCGCGGTGAGCATTCTGTTTCTCCTTCCTTTTATATGGATGCTGGTTACATCCTTTAAGGTGGAGAAAGACGTATTCGTATATCCGATCCAGTGGATTCCGCGGGAGTGGAACGCCATCGAGAATTATAAGGAGGTATGGTTCGGCGATTATCCTTTCTATCTCTATTACTGGAACTCGATCAAGGTCAGTATACTGACCACAATCATCTCGGCCATGGTATCCGCCCTGGCGGCCTACGGCTTCTCCAAAATCCGGTTTGCCGCCGGCAATTGGCTGTTCATCATCGTGCTGGTGACCTACATGATTCCCGGCCAGGCCATCCTGATCCCGCAGTTTATTCTGTACCGCAACATCGGGCTGTTTGATAACCATTTCGGCCTCATTATGCTGGGAAGCTTCAGCGTGCTCGGAACGTTTATGCTCAGGCAATTCTTCATGGGCGTGCATCAGGAATTCATCGAATCCGCCAAAATCGACGGCGCGAACCATCCGCGAATCTTCTGGTCGATTGCACTGCCACTGGTGAAGCCCGCTGTTGCCACGTATGCGATCCTGCGTTTCATCTGGACGTGGAACGATTATCAGAATCCGCTCATCTTCCTGCGGACGGACAGGCTGTTCACGATTCCGCTGGCGATGCAGAAATTCACGTCCTTGAGCGGAGAATTCTATTCCCTGATTATGGCTGCTGCCGTGTCGGCGATCTTCCCGCTGCTGATCGTTTTTATCATCGGCCAGAAGAGTGTCATCGAGGGCATCGCGCTGGGCGGGGTCAAGGGTTAA
- a CDS encoding ABC transporter substrate-binding protein, with product MMNKKWWSGVLTAAMVIGLLSGCGGAKENAAQEGSEQGGGKTNLRLYTYGTEEAYNWKKTIQAYEEATPGVTIELVQLSEKGDTQEAFKKLDLEAASSAQMDILMFSDPAGYAQRVALGMAEPLDDFIAKDGYSVETDYKVDTRLDGKVYALPGKFNPWYVLLNKDHLEEAGLPVPTDWTWDEYADYAKKLTQGEGASKRYGTYFHGPQGGGWLEFLKLMMANQPQDTDYLKADGSSNLDNPTFRKTLELRVRMEKEDQSSVPYTDMISQKLNYRTQFFNQSASMITIGSWMNTEIGGTDKVPLDFNVAVAPFPKNEKGDPTGLTPVTTDYVAVAAKSKHKEEAYKFVRWYTTEGQIVQGKNIPAWQQVKTEQVEEIIDTILSATKSPEKVDKKSLVDTLVASKASAIVPPAPYQAEVYEAVNEEYEKLILGNQDIDQTVANSQERVNKIIESNKK from the coding sequence ATGATGAACAAGAAATGGTGGTCAGGCGTTCTTACGGCTGCAATGGTGATCGGCCTGCTGTCCGGCTGCGGCGGAGCGAAGGAGAATGCGGCGCAAGAGGGTTCCGAACAAGGCGGGGGCAAGACCAATCTGAGGCTGTACACCTATGGCACGGAGGAAGCTTACAATTGGAAGAAAACGATCCAGGCCTATGAAGAGGCAACGCCGGGCGTGACCATTGAGCTGGTCCAGCTCAGCGAGAAGGGGGATACGCAAGAGGCGTTCAAGAAGCTCGACCTGGAGGCGGCATCTTCGGCCCAGATGGACATTCTGATGTTCAGCGATCCGGCGGGTTACGCGCAGAGGGTGGCGCTCGGCATGGCCGAGCCGCTGGATGACTTCATTGCGAAGGACGGCTACAGCGTGGAAACGGATTATAAAGTAGATACACGCCTCGACGGCAAAGTCTACGCGCTGCCCGGCAAGTTCAACCCTTGGTATGTGCTGCTGAACAAGGATCATCTTGAGGAAGCGGGACTGCCGGTTCCGACGGACTGGACCTGGGACGAATATGCGGATTATGCCAAAAAATTGACCCAAGGCGAAGGAGCGTCAAAGCGCTACGGAACATACTTCCATGGTCCGCAAGGGGGAGGATGGCTGGAGTTTCTGAAGCTGATGATGGCGAATCAGCCCCAAGATACCGATTATTTGAAGGCCGACGGCTCTTCCAATCTGGATAACCCGACCTTCAGGAAGACGCTGGAGCTGCGCGTGCGGATGGAGAAGGAGGACCAATCCTCGGTGCCGTACACGGACATGATCTCCCAGAAGCTGAATTACCGGACGCAATTCTTCAATCAATCCGCGAGCATGATCACGATTGGCAGCTGGATGAACACGGAGATCGGCGGAACGGATAAAGTGCCGCTGGACTTCAATGTCGCCGTTGCCCCATTCCCGAAAAACGAGAAAGGCGATCCAACGGGGCTTACGCCGGTAACCACGGATTACGTGGCGGTGGCGGCCAAGTCCAAGCATAAGGAAGAAGCTTATAAATTCGTCCGCTGGTACACAACGGAAGGGCAAATCGTGCAGGGCAAGAACATTCCGGCCTGGCAGCAGGTGAAAACCGAGCAGGTGGAAGAGATCATCGACACCATTCTGTCGGCCACGAAGAGTCCGGAGAAGGTAGACAAGAAATCGCTTGTGGACACCTTGGTCGCTTCGAAGGCCTCTGCCATCGTGCCTCCGGCACCTTATCAGGCGGAAGTGTACGAGGCGGTGAACGAGGAGTATGAGAAGCTGATCCTGGGCAATCAGGATATCGACCAGACCGTTGCGAATTCGCAGGAGCGAGTGAACAAAATTATAGAATCCAACAAAAAATGA
- a CDS encoding cache domain-containing sensor histidine kinase, with translation MPARLKSLIPSSIRHKLILAAITCIVVPAIVSLILYNSLTKEALRQQAVSNASDALQLVRGSVTNLLLSKINIANYIQMNSGLNSYFKQVVSGNEDPDPYRRFMDSNRVLEHLDSLTVVGEKSYVTVILENGSYYMNYSVSDYNPLDYRQRPWFSRISELQGLESLWTEPEATMFLPDQIDHPTQLSVVRTLRLPDSEIYGYVIVTFMEDQISGIFNSLSEGNDMVLLDAKGTIVSGSYQNQIGTTFAYLDELDQDKPYSIVPMKGEKQLMVHQDIPFAGWRLVLMQPYKDAIVNINSIFNRVFWFQMCFFLIFLLLLIALVRAFTKPLVKLGKVATAVQRGNLEVRSNVHGNDEVGRLGHLFDDMLDRFKAMISEISENQARKRKAELRMLQAQIHPHFLFNVLNSIRMKVMKRGDPESAKMIGSLSVLLRMTISREEDEIALHEEIDLISHYVALMNLRQKEEVRLELDIAPEAFLFKVPRFFLQPIVENALIHGLNQQAGMIRIAAVMKGRHLVLAVKDDGIGMDEAIRESIARRIQGGSAGSSTQEEASGGSFSHIGLQNVMERMSMVFGEAFQCHVYSEPGQGTVIEMFIPERGNADV, from the coding sequence ATGCCCGCACGACTCAAGAGCCTGATCCCGAGCTCCATCAGGCATAAGCTGATATTAGCTGCCATCACCTGCATCGTCGTTCCCGCCATCGTCAGCTTGATTCTGTATAATTCGTTAACGAAGGAAGCCTTGAGGCAGCAGGCGGTATCCAACGCAAGCGATGCCCTTCAGTTGGTCCGCGGATCGGTGACGAATCTGCTCTTAAGCAAAATCAATATCGCCAACTATATTCAGATGAATTCCGGGTTGAATTCTTACTTCAAGCAGGTGGTCTCCGGCAACGAAGACCCGGATCCTTACCGCAGATTTATGGACTCCAACCGAGTTTTGGAGCATCTAGACAGCTTGACGGTCGTCGGAGAGAAAAGTTATGTGACCGTCATCCTAGAGAACGGCTCCTATTACATGAATTATTCCGTAAGCGATTACAATCCGCTCGATTACAGGCAGCGCCCTTGGTTCAGCCGGATTTCGGAGCTGCAAGGCTTGGAGTCTCTATGGACGGAGCCGGAGGCCACGATGTTCCTCCCCGACCAAATCGATCATCCGACGCAGCTATCGGTGGTGCGCACGCTCAGGCTGCCGGATTCCGAGATATACGGCTACGTGATCGTAACGTTCATGGAGGATCAGATCAGCGGGATCTTCAACTCCCTTTCGGAAGGCAACGATATGGTGCTGCTGGATGCCAAGGGAACGATCGTTTCCGGCAGTTATCAGAACCAGATCGGAACGACCTTTGCTTATCTTGATGAGTTGGATCAAGATAAGCCGTATTCGATCGTACCGATGAAGGGGGAGAAACAGCTGATGGTACACCAGGACATTCCGTTTGCCGGATGGCGCCTGGTGCTGATGCAGCCGTACAAGGATGCGATCGTCAATATCAACTCGATTTTTAACCGGGTGTTCTGGTTTCAGATGTGCTTCTTTCTGATCTTTCTGCTGCTGCTCATTGCCCTTGTCCGCGCGTTTACGAAGCCGTTGGTCAAGCTTGGCAAAGTGGCAACCGCCGTGCAGCGCGGAAATCTGGAAGTAAGGTCGAATGTTCATGGCAATGATGAGGTTGGTCGGCTCGGTCATTTATTCGACGACATGCTGGACCGGTTCAAAGCCATGATTTCGGAAATATCCGAGAACCAGGCGAGAAAACGAAAAGCGGAGCTCCGAATGCTACAAGCCCAGATCCATCCCCACTTTCTGTTCAATGTCCTGAATTCGATCCGGATGAAGGTCATGAAACGGGGCGATCCCGAAAGCGCCAAGATGATCGGCTCCCTGTCCGTGCTGCTCCGCATGACGATCAGCCGCGAGGAGGACGAGATTGCGCTTCACGAAGAAATCGACCTGATCTCGCATTATGTGGCCCTGATGAACCTCCGGCAGAAGGAGGAGGTCAGGCTGGAGCTGGATATCGCGCCGGAGGCTTTCCTCTTTAAGGTGCCGCGCTTTTTCCTGCAGCCGATCGTGGAGAATGCATTAATCCATGGGCTCAACCAGCAGGCAGGGATGATCCGGATTGCAGCCGTCATGAAGGGCAGGCACCTCGTGCTGGCGGTGAAGGACGACGGCATCGGCATGGATGAAGCCATCAGGGAGTCGATTGCCCGCAGAATCCAAGGCGGCTCCGCCGGTTCCTCGACGCAGGAAGAGGCAAGCGGAGGCAGCTTCTCCCATATCGGTCTTCAAAATGTGATGGAACGGATGAGTATGGTGTTCGGCGAGGCTTTTCAATGTCACGTTTACAGCGAGCCTGGCCAGGGAACGGTGATCGAGATGTTTATACCGGAAAGAGGGAATGCGGATGTATAA
- a CDS encoding response regulator transcription factor translates to MYNVMLVDDDYPVIELLSEAISWNELGLNLMGSYENGMSAWEDAKSSPPDILITDIGMPKMNGLELSARIKEVKADVRIAILSCHNEFQYAQQAMRLNVQDYLLKDTLDPEELAQLLRRFKQAMDEEAQKGWERSRMIHLVDESKELRKEQSLKNFIHQPLLSPEKWRHELSEYGILKPGSHCLPVVGHLEDVRDIKHRFASNQTLHFALGNVLREVLEQLNPSAVHVIYDAKSSLLLFSYRPGLGSNIYDDAAACLKEVQRTLERVLRIRMSFLIGRGCADPESLKAGLNELLASRQQRFYLEPQEITKLNGALEQNSLHRDPDLFVYYDRASSELRESLLGKGSGAVRDTVDRWIAWIQGKRYAPESVKDWVLKLLLDLKLRLHLLHSLSPAYTADALHKEIMDMDSLNELKSWLHDYLESTMQAMDRGFGGSRRSEVAEACKYVSLRLDQRITLDEVAGCLHLNPSYFSRMFKKETGVTFIEYVTRMKMERAKELLRQTDRTVGEICESLAYDNVSYFSKTFKAYAGVTPVEFRNG, encoded by the coding sequence ATGTATAACGTGATGCTGGTGGACGATGATTATCCCGTCATCGAGCTGTTGTCGGAGGCCATATCGTGGAATGAGCTGGGTTTGAATCTGATGGGAAGTTATGAGAACGGCATGAGTGCCTGGGAGGATGCGAAGTCTTCGCCTCCGGACATCCTGATTACGGATATCGGCATGCCCAAAATGAACGGGCTCGAGCTGTCCGCACGCATCAAAGAAGTGAAAGCCGATGTGCGGATCGCCATTCTGTCCTGCCATAACGAATTCCAATATGCCCAGCAGGCTATGCGGCTGAACGTGCAGGATTATCTGCTGAAGGATACGCTCGACCCCGAGGAGCTGGCACAGCTGCTGAGGCGCTTCAAGCAGGCAATGGACGAGGAAGCACAGAAGGGCTGGGAACGGTCGCGGATGATCCATCTGGTGGACGAATCCAAGGAGCTGCGGAAGGAGCAGAGCCTCAAAAATTTCATACACCAGCCCCTGCTGTCACCCGAAAAATGGCGGCATGAGCTGTCGGAGTACGGGATATTGAAGCCGGGTTCCCACTGCCTTCCCGTCGTCGGGCACCTGGAGGATGTCCGGGATATCAAGCACCGCTTCGCCTCCAACCAGACGCTGCATTTTGCCCTGGGCAACGTGCTGCGGGAGGTGCTGGAGCAGCTGAATCCGAGTGCGGTCCATGTCATATACGATGCAAAGTCTTCGCTGCTCCTGTTCTCGTACCGACCTGGCTTGGGCAGCAACATTTACGATGATGCCGCCGCCTGCCTGAAGGAGGTGCAGCGGACGCTCGAGCGCGTGCTGCGAATCCGCATGTCGTTCCTGATCGGCCGGGGGTGCGCTGATCCAGAAAGTTTAAAGGCAGGGCTCAATGAACTGTTGGCCAGCCGGCAGCAACGATTCTATCTGGAGCCGCAGGAGATAACGAAACTGAACGGAGCGCTTGAACAGAACAGTCTGCATAGGGATCCCGATCTCTTCGTTTATTATGACCGGGCCAGCTCGGAGCTGCGGGAATCGCTGCTCGGCAAAGGCTCCGGCGCGGTGCGCGATACGGTCGATCGGTGGATCGCATGGATTCAAGGCAAGCGGTACGCACCGGAATCGGTCAAGGACTGGGTGTTGAAGCTTCTGCTGGATCTGAAGCTGAGGCTTCATCTCCTGCATTCGCTGTCACCCGCTTATACGGCCGATGCGCTGCACAAAGAGATCATGGACATGGATTCCTTGAACGAGCTGAAATCCTGGCTTCACGATTATTTGGAATCCACCATGCAGGCCATGGATCGGGGATTCGGGGGCAGCAGAAGATCGGAAGTGGCGGAGGCTTGCAAATACGTGTCCCTTCGGCTTGATCAGAGGATCACGCTGGATGAAGTTGCGGGCTGTCTGCACCTGAATCCGAGCTATTTCAGCCGCATGTTCAAGAAAGAAACGGGGGTCACCTTCATCGAATACGTCACCCGGATGAAGATGGAGCGAGCCAAGGAGCTGCTGCGGCAGACGGACCGCACGGTCGGGGAAATCTGCGAAAGTCTGGCTTACGACAATGTGAGTTATTTCAGCAAGACATTCAAGGCTTATGCGGGGGTGACCCCTGTAGAGTTCCGGAACGGTTGA
- a CDS encoding heparinase II/III family protein yields the protein MNRMQELTTIVNGMAPADRRIYYQGRDQRSFWEGIQRSGDYEQDISEIREEGERLLSVPNPPLTYDLFTRFARHGTRLDYEKVYFERRLRLNTFALLTLLEPDKEAYRTALQEMVWSICDEYTWCLPAHLNAESPGGIKGTIDLFSAETGFTLSEIRMLLRDHLPSLLISRIEEEVEARLFTPFLSHEHGWETATHNWSAVCAGSIGSAALLLMESGESLAKILLKTERCMDYYLQGFGPDGACLEGLGYWNYGFGYFVYYADLLRKRTRGELDWFRAEKVGRIALFQQKGFLAGKAVVNFSDSQPESKVHIGLSHYLTGLYGEFESPPQSLRSAYRDDHCSRWAPALRNLIWRNPLLAGSDWGEASYYLPDAQWLISRSSHGDEVYAFAAKGGSNGEPHNHNDLGHFILYGAGEVWCSDLGCGEYTAEYFGEGRYGYDCNGSQGHSVPIIDGHYQQEGPDSAAVVREAVTGEAVDRLALELTSAYRVPALQSFTRTLEWNKKRDRPELTLSDRFTFDSPPESLVERIVTRKQPELVLMDGRQVVRLRAPGTYEQAEAGGSEVVQALDDRPGLLIQYDSKLVEPELTSHVFRDHFGQESSWYAVDFKVKTPGFHANIDFRFQFI from the coding sequence ATGAACAGAATGCAGGAGCTGACAACGATTGTGAACGGGATGGCTCCCGCCGATCGGCGGATCTATTACCAAGGCAGGGACCAGAGATCCTTCTGGGAAGGCATTCAGCGAAGCGGGGATTACGAGCAGGACATATCCGAGATTCGCGAGGAAGGGGAACGGCTGCTGTCTGTCCCGAATCCGCCGCTGACCTATGACTTATTCACCCGGTTTGCCCGGCATGGAACGAGGCTGGACTATGAGAAGGTTTATTTCGAGCGAAGGCTCCGGCTGAATACGTTTGCCCTGCTGACCCTTCTCGAGCCTGATAAGGAAGCGTACCGGACGGCTCTCCAGGAGATGGTCTGGTCCATCTGCGATGAGTATACCTGGTGTTTACCGGCGCATCTGAACGCGGAATCGCCGGGCGGCATCAAAGGGACGATTGATCTGTTCAGCGCCGAGACCGGGTTTACCCTCAGCGAAATCCGCATGCTGCTGCGGGACCATCTGCCTTCGCTGCTGATCTCAAGAATCGAGGAGGAGGTTGAAGCGCGGTTGTTCACCCCTTTCCTAAGCCATGAGCACGGCTGGGAGACCGCGACGCATAATTGGTCTGCCGTCTGTGCCGGTTCCATCGGCTCTGCCGCGCTGCTGCTTATGGAAAGCGGGGAATCTCTTGCAAAGATTCTGCTGAAGACGGAGCGGTGCATGGACTATTATCTGCAGGGCTTTGGCCCCGATGGAGCTTGTCTGGAAGGGCTGGGATACTGGAATTACGGGTTCGGGTATTTCGTGTATTATGCCGATTTGCTGCGCAAGCGCACCCGAGGCGAGCTGGACTGGTTCCGTGCCGAGAAGGTAGGCCGCATCGCCTTGTTTCAGCAAAAGGGCTTTTTGGCAGGCAAGGCCGTCGTCAACTTCTCCGATTCGCAACCGGAAAGCAAGGTGCACATCGGCTTGTCTCATTATCTGACCGGATTGTACGGAGAATTCGAGTCTCCGCCGCAGTCTCTCCGGTCGGCTTACCGCGACGACCATTGCAGCCGCTGGGCTCCGGCCTTGCGCAACCTGATCTGGCGGAACCCCTTGCTGGCGGGAAGCGATTGGGGAGAGGCGAGTTATTATTTGCCTGATGCCCAGTGGCTGATCTCCCGCAGCTCCCATGGAGACGAAGTGTACGCGTTTGCCGCCAAGGGCGGCAGCAACGGCGAGCCGCACAACCATAATGATCTCGGGCATTTTATCCTTTACGGCGCCGGGGAAGTATGGTGCTCGGACCTCGGCTGCGGCGAGTACACGGCGGAGTATTTCGGCGAAGGACGGTATGGCTATGATTGTAATGGCTCCCAAGGACACTCCGTGCCGATCATCGACGGCCATTACCAGCAAGAGGGCCCGGATAGCGCCGCGGTTGTAAGGGAAGCCGTGACGGGCGAAGCCGTGGATCGGCTTGCGCTTGAGCTGACCTCGGCCTACCGGGTTCCGGCGCTTCAGTCATTCACGAGGACGCTGGAGTGGAACAAGAAGAGGGATCGGCCAGAGCTGACGCTGAGCGACCGGTTTACGTTCGATTCACCCCCGGAGAGTCTGGTGGAGCGGATCGTCACCAGGAAACAGCCCGAGCTGGTGCTGATGGATGGCCGGCAGGTTGTTAGGTTGCGGGCACCGGGTACTTATGAGCAAGCAGAGGCAGGAGGATCAGAAGTTGTTCAGGCCTTAGATGACAGGCCAGGCCTGCTGATCCAATATGACAGCAAGCTGGTGGAGCCTGAGCTGACAAGCCATGTCTTCCGTGACCACTTCGGCCAGGAATCATCTTGGTATGCCGTTGATTTTAAAGTGAAGACCCCTGGTTTCCATGCGAATATCGACTTTAGATTTCAATTCATATGA
- a CDS encoding glycoside hydrolase family 88 protein — translation MKTEIALDWLTEAWEKSLAKTRRNVTRIGAGFPHASQNGVYQLEPPHWWTAGFWPGMLWLLYNDSGRAEFRTTAEQCELILDDVLNQYVRLDHDLGFMWTLTSMASYKLTGSEESKVRALKAANYLAARFNLKGQYIRAWNPWSEGEDNAGLAIIDCAMNTPLLFLASELSGDPRYRHIAEAHMDTVVRDFVRPDGSVYHIVRYDPATGERVEGIGGQGFAPESAWSRGTAWAIYGLTLAYHHTGKSIYLDTAKTVAHFFLANLPEDHVPYWDFRAPDEARIYRDSSAGACAASGLLLLADKVDQGQATVYRESAVRILESLYRNYGTWDNDGEEGLILHGTSHYPEGRNIDVPLIYGDFFFVEGVARLRGKGPFYWE, via the coding sequence ATGAAAACAGAGATCGCTTTGGATTGGTTGACGGAGGCATGGGAGAAGTCGCTTGCGAAGACGCGTCGAAACGTAACGCGGATTGGGGCGGGGTTTCCGCATGCCAGCCAGAATGGAGTCTACCAGCTGGAGCCGCCGCATTGGTGGACGGCCGGCTTTTGGCCTGGGATGCTGTGGCTTCTGTACAATGACAGCGGCCGGGCGGAGTTTAGAACGACCGCCGAGCAGTGCGAGCTCATTTTGGATGACGTGCTGAACCAATATGTACGACTGGATCACGATCTCGGTTTCATGTGGACGTTAACGAGTATGGCTTCCTACAAGCTGACCGGCAGCGAAGAGTCCAAGGTACGCGCGCTCAAGGCGGCTAACTACCTGGCTGCACGCTTCAACCTGAAGGGCCAATATATTCGAGCCTGGAATCCATGGTCGGAAGGGGAGGATAACGCCGGGCTTGCCATCATCGATTGCGCCATGAATACGCCCTTGTTGTTTTTGGCCTCCGAGCTCAGCGGCGATCCCCGCTACCGGCATATTGCCGAAGCCCATATGGACACGGTGGTCCGGGACTTCGTCCGGCCGGACGGTTCCGTATATCATATCGTTCGATACGATCCGGCTACCGGTGAACGTGTGGAAGGGATCGGCGGGCAGGGCTTTGCGCCCGAATCCGCCTGGTCCAGGGGGACGGCGTGGGCGATCTACGGCTTAACGCTTGCCTACCATCATACGGGCAAGTCGATATACCTCGATACCGCCAAAACGGTGGCGCATTTCTTCCTGGCGAACCTTCCGGAAGACCATGTGCCATACTGGGACTTCCGCGCGCCGGATGAAGCCCGCATCTACCGGGATTCGTCCGCCGGAGCCTGCGCCGCCAGCGGGCTGCTGCTTCTGGCCGACAAGGTGGATCAGGGACAGGCAACCGTATACCGGGAATCCGCGGTCCGGATTTTGGAATCGCTGTACCGGAATTACGGTACATGGGACAACGATGGGGAGGAAGGCTTGATTCTTCATGGGACCAGCCATTATCCGGAAGGACGGAATATCGACGTGCCCTTAATTTATGGCGACTTTTTCTTTGTGGAAGGCGTGGCGCGGCTGAGAGGGAAGGGGCCGTTTTACTGGGAATGA